One Sparus aurata chromosome 5, fSpaAur1.1, whole genome shotgun sequence genomic window carries:
- the taok3a gene encoding LOW QUALITY PROTEIN: serine/threonine-protein kinase TAO3 (The sequence of the model RefSeq protein was modified relative to this genomic sequence to represent the inferred CDS: deleted 1 base in 1 codon): protein MPSSTRKGVPKDPELADLFFKDDPEDVFCDLHEIGHGSFGAVYFARNSYSNEVVAIKKMSYNGKQTTEKWQDIIKEVKFLGQLRHPNTIEYKGCYLKDNTAWLVMEYCLGSASDLLEVHKKPLQEMEIAAITHGALLGLAYLHSHNMIHRDVKAGNILLTELGQVKLADFGSASIASPANSFVGTPYWMAPEVILAMDEGQYEGKVDIWSLGITCIELAERKPPLFNMNAMSALYHIAQNDSPTLQSNEWSDPFRSFVDYCLLKIPQDRPSSGELLRHDFVRRERSPRILIDLIQRTKDAVRELDNLQYRKMKKILYQEKHNGPMGESQEEEEDSEAASCKMNSLGSNHSIPSTSVSTGSQSSSVNSMQEVLDDSCSDMTMMHPQDYSSTLESSPHTKKDHQYNWDDGIHRDHRSGLRPASSDKSSQAQNYKNQGRFATIKSASLVTKQIHEHEQESELREQMSGYKRMRRQHQKQLIALENKLKAEMDEHRLKLQKEVETQANNAYIELEKLAKRHTVHTEKEMKTALTDEKKFQQQIVAQQKKELTTFLDNQKKQYKLCKEKIKEEMNEDHSTPKKEKQERLSKHKENMQHSQAEEEAHLLSQQRVFYDRNCRAFKRKVMIKRHDLEQEQIREELNKKKTQKEMEHAMLIRHDESMQELEHRQLKTLQKLRMDLIRLQHQTELENQIEYNNRRERELHRKHVLELRQQPKNLKALEMQIKKQFQDTCKVQTKQYKALRHHQMEVTPKAEHKTVLKALKDEQTRKLAILAEQYEQSINEMMASQALRLDEAQEAECQALRQQLQQEMELLNAYQSKIKMQTEAQHDRELQKLEQKVSLRRAHLEQKIEEELVSLQKERTDRIKHLLERQERETDSFDMESMRLGFGNLGTLDLPKDDYDEGLPSPPPSLVVHGLSTPLLCFYLTRPDSAGVHCC from the exons ATGCCGTCGTCCACACGGAAAGGGGTACCAAAGGACCCCGAGCTGGCCGACCTTTTCTTCAAAGATGACCCAGAGGATGTCTTCTGTGACCTGCACGAAATCGGACATGGCAGCTTTGGGGCCGTCTACTTT GCACGCAACTCCTACTCCAACGAAGTGGTGGCCATCAAAAAGATGTCATATAATGGCAAGCAGACTACCGAA AAGTGGCAGGACATCATTAAGGAGGTCAAGTTTTTGGGACAGCTGCGACACCCAAACACGATTGAGTACAAAGGCTGctacttgaaagacaacactgcctgG ctggtGATGGAGTACTGCCTGGGCTCCGCATCAGATTTACTAGAGG TTCATAAGAAACCACTCCAAGAGATGGAAATTGCTGCCATTACCCACGGTGCCTTGCTAGGACTGGCTTACCTACATTCCCATAATATGATTCACAG AGATGTGAAAGCTGGTAACATCCTGCTGACTGAGCTAGGTCAGGTCAAACTGGCTGACTTTGGCTCTGCCTCCATTGCCTCACCTGCCAACTCCTTTGTGGGAACACCTTACTG gATGGCCCCAGAGGTGATCCTAGCCATGGACGAGGGTCAGTACGAGGGGAAAGTGGACATCTGGTCCCTTGGGATCACCTGTATTGAACTTG CGGAGCGCAAACCGCCCTTGTTCAACATGAACGCCATGAGTGCCTTATATCACATCGCACAGAACGACTCTCCCACGCTACAGTCCAATGAGTG GTCTGACCCCTTCCGGAGCTTTGTCGACTACTGCCTACTGAAAATTCCTCAGGACAGACCCTCGTCAGGGGAGCTGCTACGA CATGATTTTGTCCGTCGGGAACGCTCGCCGCGCATTCTCATCGACCTCATCCAGAGGACCAAGGATGCTGTGCGCGAGCTGGACAATCTGCAGTACCGCAAAATGAAGAAGATCCTCTACCAGGAGAAACACAACGGGCCCATGGGAGAGAgccaggaagaggaggag GACAGTGAGGCAGCCAGCTGTAAGATGAACAGCCTGGGCAGCAACCACTCCATCCCCAGCACGTCGGTCAGCACGGGCAGCCAGAGCAGTAGCGTGAACAGCATGCAAGAGGTGCTGGACGACAGCTGCTCCGACATGACCATGATGCACCCCCAGGACTATAGCAGCACCCTGGAATCCTCCCCGCACACCAAGAAG GACCATCAGTACAACTGGGACGATGGAATCCACAGGGACCACCGGTCAGGACTGAGACCGGCCTCCTCCGACAAGAGCAGCCAGGCCCAAAACTACAAGAACCAGGGCCGCTTTGCCACCATAAAATCAGCCTCACTA GTGACCAAGCAGATCCACGAGCATGAGCAGGAGAGCGAGCTGCGGGAGCAGATGTCGGGCTACAAGCGCATGCGGCGGCAGCACCAGAAGCAGCTGATCGCCCTGGAGAACAAGCTGAAGGCCGAGATGGACGAGCACCGGCTCAAGCTGCAGAAGGAGGTGGAGACACAGGCCAACAACGCCTACATCGAGCTGGAGAAGTTGGCGAAACGCCACACCGTGCACACTGAGAAGGAG ATGAAGACTGCGTTAACAGATGAGAAGAAGTTCCAGCAGCAGATCGTGGCCCAGCAGAAGAAGGAGCTGACCACCTTTCTGGATAATCAAAAGAAGCAGTACAAACTCTGCAAGGAGAAGATTAAAGAG GAGATGAACGAGGATCATAGCACACCCAAGAAGGAGAAGCAGGAGCGCCTGTCCAAGCACAAGGAGAACATGCAGCATTCCCAGGCCGAGGAGGAGGCCCACCTCCTGTCCCAGCAGAGGGTATTCTACGACAGGAACTGCCGCGCCTTCAAGCGCAAAGTCATGATTAAGAGGCACGACTTGGAACAGGAACAGATCCGAGAG GAgctgaacaagaagaagaccCAGAAAGAGATGGAGCACGCCATGCTGATCCGCCATGACGAGTCCATGCAGGAACTGGAGCACAGGCAGCTGAAGACCCTGCAGAAACTGCGCATGGACCTGATTCGCCTGCAGCACCAGACGGAGCTGGAGAACCAGATCGAGTACAACAACCGACGTGAGCGTGAACTCCACCGCAAGCACGTGCTGGAGCTCCGGCAGCAGCCTAAGAACCTCAAA GCTTTGGAGATGCAGATCAAGAAGCAGTTCCAGGACACGTGTAAGGTGCAGACCAAGCAGTACAAGGCCTTGCGCCACCACCAGATGGAAGTTACGCCCAAGGCAGAGCACAAGACGGTGCTCAAGGCACTGAAGGATGAGCAGACACGCAAGCTGGCCATCCTGGCTGAGCAGTATGAGCAGAGCATCAACGAGATGATGGCCTCGCAGGCG CTGCGTCTGGACGAGGCCCAGGAAGCTGAGTGCCAGGCCCtgaggcagcagctgcagcaggagatgGAGCTGCTCAATGCCTACCAGAGCAAGATCAAGATGCAGACCGAGGCGCAGCACGATCGCGAGCTgcagaagctggagcagaaggTGTCACTGCGCCGGGCTCACCTGGAACAAAAG ATTGAAGAGGAGCTGGTTTCCCTTCAGAAGGAGCGAACCGACCGGATCAAACACCTGCTGGAGCGCCAGGAGCGGGAGACCGACAGCTTCGACATGGAGAGCATGCGGCTGGGCTTCGGAAACCTGGGCACCTTGGACCTCCCCAAGGACGACTAC GATGAGGGGCTGCCATCGCCTCCGCCGTCTCTCGTGGTC